GACGACCGTCCGCACGGACGGTGATGATCCAGTAGAGCTGCGCCTCCGTCAGGAAGCGCTCGATGGCAGCCCACGGTGGTGGGGTCGCCGACGGGTCGCCGTACCTGGGATCGATGACTCCAGTCGCCATGCCCCATACGACTCGATCGACGACGGCGACTCATCGCCGGTGCCGAGACGGTGCCGGCGGGACGACGGCGACAGCGGCGACGAGGGCCCGCGACTGCCCGTGGATCCACCCTCCGGGACCGGCCGCGAAGACGCGCGTCGGCGTCGCGACCGCCTGGTCCGGAGGCGTCCGGCACGGACCGCCCGGACGAGGCGGTCGGCGCGGAGGGTCGCGAGTCGCGCCGGAGCGATGAGTTCACGCGGCTCACGCCGTCCACCCCGTGAGCGCCGAGGAGAGGAGACCACACCGATGTTGACCGACACGAGGGCCTACAGCGGCATCGCCGTCCGCGACCTGGCGGCGGCTCGGCAGTTCTACGGCGAGGTGCTGGGGCTGCGCACGTCCGAGGACCACGGCAACCTGTGGCTGCACCTGGCCGGCGGCCGGGACACCTTCGTCTACGAGCAGCCCACCGCCACTCCGGCCAGCTACACCGTCCTGAACTTCGAGGTGGACGACGTCGGAACCGTCGTCGGCGAGCTGACCGCGCGTGGCGTGCGCTTCCAGCGCTACGACGGGATCCCCCAGGACGAGCACGGGGTCATGCGTGGGGAGGGCCCGGACATCGCCTGGTTCACCGACCCCTCGGGCAACGTCCTCTCGGTGATCGCCGCCGACTGAGTCGCGCCGAGAGCGCCCCTGCCGACGCGGGCACGTGCTCCTCGGCTCGAGTCGGACCCGTCTCCGAGGGAGACTCCCGGTGCGCCGCGTGACCTGCTCGATGGGCGTCTCACTCGACGGCCACACCGTCGGGCCGGACGGCGACTCCGACTGGACGGCGCCCGACAAGGAGGTCTTCCCTTCAAGACCTGTCCTCCGAGCCGCCGTCACGGCCGCCGGCGTGGGTGTCCCAGAGCGGGCCACTCCAGGGATTCGGGAGAGGAGGACCTGGCGGGCCGGGCGGTACTCCCCTTCCCGGCGGGATCGGCGACTCCTAGCGTCGGCCCATGACTCGGAAGCCACTGCGGTGCCGGTTCGGGTTCCACTCCTACGTCCAGCGACACCCTGACGGCGAGCAGCCCTCGAGTCCGGACGACAAGATCTGCCGGCGGTGCGGGAAGCGCACGGGCGCCCCGTTCGGGAACGCGCCGTGGGTCTTCCCCGGGTGACGTTCTCGGTAGTGCGGTGGAGGCGTCAGTGGCTTCTGATACGACCTCTGACGCCGAGGTCGCCTCACCGCCGGATGCGACTTCGCGACCGGCCCGGCGTGCGGAGCTCGAGCGTCGCGTGTCCTCTTCGACCCGGCGACGTCCGGCGGACTGATCCCGCTCGACAACGAACCGCCCGCGACCTCCGGTCCGGGGCGGTTCGTCATCGTGCGAAAGATCTCCCAGCAATCCGCGAAGACCTCCGGTGACGCCCCCGGTGCGACGACCGCCTGAGCGCGCCGCCCACCAAAGGACACCTCAGACATTCCGGGGGCATCCCTCTCGGCTGGTTCTCTCGCGTCGCGTCAGGACAACGGCCGCGACGATCACGCCAACGAGCCACGTCACCACAGCGGCGATCCAGAGTCCCCGACTGGCCGAGACGATGGCGATGGCGGTCACCACGAGGGCCACGACTTGGTCAGCCGACGGCCACGTGCGCCGGCCTACCGCCGTTTCGTCGCCGCCGGGCACCGGCTGAGCCTCGTGCTGTCTCCATCGGTCCCGACCAGCGGCGACGTCCCTGGGGCCGCTGTTGGGGCGAGCGGTCGGCGGTGGCCCCGAGCGGGCTGCTGTCCTACACACGCCTCGCCCTGCGCCATGACCGCACCGCCACAACGACCACTGCGCTGGCCCGCCTGGCCGCCACCCTCATCTGTGCCCGCCGCCCACCGAGCATCTGGTGCAACGTCTTCTCAGACGGTGCGCGGTCGCCATGGCTCGTGCTCGTGCGCGAGCCACACCAGCTCGGGGTCGAGCGCACGCACCAGCAACTGGCCGTCGGTGCTCGGCTCGTCGAGCTCGCCGGACCAAACCGCCACGTCGCCTGCGACGACGACCGGACGCCCACCGTTCTCGACGACGACCACCTGCGTTCCGCGTGTGTGGCCCGGTGCCGGGACGAGTCGGAGCCCGGGGAGCAGCTCGAGCTCGCCGTCGACCGGCACGTACCGCACGCCGGGCGCGTCGACCCACTCGCG
This region of Geodermatophilus bullaregiensis genomic DNA includes:
- a CDS encoding VOC family protein, translating into MLTDTRAYSGIAVRDLAAARQFYGEVLGLRTSEDHGNLWLHLAGGRDTFVYEQPTATPASYTVLNFEVDDVGTVVGELTARGVRFQRYDGIPQDEHGVMRGEGPDIAWFTDPSGNVLSVIAAD